A single genomic interval of halophilic archaeon DL31 harbors:
- a CDS encoding peptidoglycan binding protein (KEGG: hwa:HQ2714A peptidoglycan binding protein): MPEHVGTTDPDGVDFGWVMQSTFVLTIVVGAPLVTLLSTQVPLTDWGARVSFAVRVGAVVWILTGLSVYLHARRQEAQDDDGTT, from the coding sequence ATGCCCGAACACGTCGGCACCACCGACCCCGACGGGGTTGATTTCGGCTGGGTGATGCAGAGCACCTTCGTGCTCACCATCGTCGTCGGTGCGCCGCTGGTGACGCTGCTCTCGACGCAGGTGCCACTCACAGACTGGGGCGCTCGTGTCTCCTTTGCGGTTCGAGTCGGCGCAGTGGTCTGGATTCTCACCGGACTCAGTGTGTATCTCCACGCGCGCAGGCAGGAAGCCCAAGACGACGACGGGACGACCTGA
- a CDS encoding alpha/beta hydrolase fold containing protein (PFAM: Alpha/beta hydrolase fold-1~KEGG: hvo:HVO_2702 putative hydrolase) has translation MNRVSHHSREIAYRRSARTDEGPGVLCIHGSGGSSGVWKAQARLADRTPVTTIDLSDHGESDSCVTESGYEALSAYADDVVAVAEETGDRVLCGNSLGGAIAMTVALDRDIDLDGLILAGTGARLPVLDDLLVWLKTDFQRAIEFLHGPDRLFHDVDGDYVEVSEQAMRETGQAVTSRDFRTCHAFDARSRLDGIDVPALALVGEYDKLTPPHYHESLADTLPDCELSTIEDAAHLAMLERPEAFNSAVDSFLDRI, from the coding sequence ATGAACCGGGTTTCTCACCACAGCCGGGAAATCGCGTACCGTCGCTCGGCACGGACTGACGAGGGGCCTGGCGTCCTCTGCATTCACGGGAGCGGCGGGAGTTCGGGGGTTTGGAAGGCACAGGCGCGGCTGGCCGACCGGACGCCGGTGACGACGATTGACCTCAGTGACCACGGCGAGAGCGACTCCTGCGTCACTGAGTCTGGCTACGAGGCACTCTCGGCGTACGCCGACGACGTGGTCGCTGTCGCCGAGGAGACCGGCGACCGGGTACTCTGTGGGAACTCCTTGGGCGGCGCGATCGCCATGACCGTCGCGCTGGATCGTGACATCGACCTTGACGGCCTGATTCTCGCGGGGACGGGCGCACGCCTGCCCGTGCTCGACGACCTGTTGGTCTGGCTCAAGACGGATTTCCAGCGGGCCATCGAGTTCCTCCACGGCCCCGACCGGCTGTTCCACGATGTTGACGGCGACTACGTCGAGGTGAGCGAGCAAGCGATGCGGGAGACGGGACAAGCGGTCACCAGCCGGGATTTCCGGACCTGCCACGCCTTCGACGCCCGCAGCCGGCTCGACGGCATCGACGTTCCGGCGCTCGCGCTGGTCGGCGAGTACGACAAACTCACGCCGCCACACTACCACGAGTCGCTGGCCGACACCTTGCCGGACTGTGAACTCAGCACCATCGAGGACGCTGCCCACCTCGCGATGCTCGAACGGCCCGAGGCGTTCAACAGCGCCGTCGACTCCTTCCTCGACCGCATCTGA
- a CDS encoding hypothetical protein (KEGG: hma:pNG7049 hypothetical protein), producing MVDSAAQPDAGHRAKRLFVEMLREEWRLHRELLGGSRFGLFPLVVAGLVAGAVELLAFVGIGADSVVTGLHGLALVFGIHTGSIGFVGRDALQDLLGDVTLLVFSGRTLPLSQRALLATFVVKDVVYYALLFLLPMAAGLLPAALLRGAVGISAVPLLWATLTATFVLGVGITLAGVGLAGRGKAGLAALAGFGVAGAAAWLAGLPVVAYTPYGVFGAPTLPHVVGALTLVGGVFLLGGLLFEPQSQRTTRTEKPLFRRLHARVSDAVAVKTLLDVHRSDGGLWKLLFSGGILYAVTVALVSLAGRITGVEPAVGVSFGTVLGLTGFTTYNWLTQADGVESYLAHPIDTGGVLRGKLRAFLLLGPLVGLAFYALALARHGAGLLDALTGALLLVGVACYIFGVTVYLAGLSPNEFLFDTGLFLGFGAAMALPLVPVLVIGFALSPVPVSLLAGLSAFGAVLGLVGFGLYRRSIPKWTRHHRGG from the coding sequence ATGGTTGATTCGGCGGCGCAACCGGACGCTGGCCACCGTGCCAAGCGGCTGTTCGTCGAGATGCTGCGCGAGGAGTGGCGGCTCCACCGCGAACTGTTGGGTGGGAGCCGGTTCGGCCTCTTCCCGCTGGTCGTCGCCGGGCTGGTCGCCGGCGCCGTGGAGCTACTGGCCTTCGTGGGAATCGGGGCCGATTCCGTCGTCACGGGGCTCCACGGGCTCGCGCTGGTGTTCGGTATCCACACCGGCTCCATCGGCTTCGTGGGCCGGGACGCGCTCCAGGACCTTCTGGGCGACGTGACCCTGCTGGTGTTCTCTGGGCGGACGCTGCCGCTCTCCCAACGAGCGCTCCTGGCGACGTTCGTGGTGAAGGACGTGGTCTACTACGCGCTGCTGTTCCTGCTCCCGATGGCGGCTGGGCTGCTCCCGGCGGCACTGCTCCGAGGAGCGGTCGGCATCTCGGCCGTCCCGCTGCTCTGGGCGACGCTGACCGCGACGTTCGTGCTCGGTGTCGGCATCACGCTCGCGGGCGTGGGCCTCGCTGGCCGCGGGAAGGCCGGGCTCGCTGCACTGGCGGGTTTCGGCGTCGCTGGTGCGGCGGCGTGGCTGGCCGGCCTCCCAGTCGTCGCGTACACGCCCTACGGCGTTTTCGGGGCGCCGACGCTCCCGCACGTCGTGGGCGCACTCACACTCGTTGGCGGCGTCTTCCTGCTCGGTGGGCTCCTGTTCGAGCCCCAGTCCCAGCGAACGACCAGAACGGAGAAGCCGCTGTTCCGTCGCCTGCACGCCCGAGTTAGTGATGCCGTCGCCGTGAAGACGTTGCTCGACGTCCACCGGAGCGACGGCGGGCTCTGGAAACTGCTGTTCTCGGGTGGCATCCTCTATGCTGTAACGGTGGCACTGGTCAGTCTTGCTGGGCGTATCACGGGCGTGGAACCGGCTGTCGGGGTCTCTTTCGGCACGGTTCTGGGGCTGACGGGCTTTACCACCTACAACTGGCTCACGCAGGCCGACGGCGTCGAGAGCTATCTTGCCCACCCCATCGACACTGGGGGCGTCCTCCGGGGGAAGCTCCGAGCGTTTCTGCTGCTCGGTCCCCTTGTGGGGCTGGCGTTCTACGCGCTCGCGCTCGCCCGCCACGGCGCCGGCCTGCTCGACGCGTTGACTGGGGCGCTGTTACTCGTCGGCGTCGCCTGCTACATCTTCGGCGTCACCGTCTATCTGGCGGGGCTCTCGCCCAACGAGTTCCTCTTCGATACCGGGCTGTTCCTGGGGTTCGGCGCGGCGATGGCGCTGCCGCTGGTCCCGGTGCTGGTGATTGGGTTTGCCCTCTCCCCGGTTCCAGTGTCGCTGCTGGCGGGCCTGAGCGCGTTCGGAGCCGTGTTGGGGCTGGTGGGGTTCGGGCTGTACCGACGCTCGATCCCGAAGTGGACGAGACACCACCGCGGAGGGTGA
- a CDS encoding AAA family ATPase, CDC48 subfamily (SMART: ATPase, AAA+ type, core~TIGRFAM: ATPase, AAA-type, CDC48~KEGG: hla:Hlac_2377 AAA family ATPase, CDC48 subfamily~PFAM: ATPase, AAA-type, core; Cell division protein 48, CDC48, domain 2; ATPase, AAA-type, VAT, N-terminal) encodes MKLTIKPLKQKDAGRRLAAVDRVAADEMDLTGGDFIRIDGKQGTAIARVWPGYPEDDGTGIVRIDGRLRQEASVGIDDRVTVEPADVNPAERVAVALPQQMNIRGDIGGLLRKELSGQPVTAGQDVQLPLGFGFMGGQGQAVPLKIAETAPSGTVVITDSTEVEISQQPAEQLQDMGQPGSQGGASEMPDVAYEDIGGLDSELEQVREMIELPMRHPELFGRLGIEPPKGVLLHGPPGTGKTLIAKAVANEIDASFYTVSGPEIMSKYYGESEEQLRDIFEEAQENSPAIIFMDELDSIAPKRDDAGGDVERRVVAQLLSLMDGLEERGEIVVIGATNRVDAIDPALRRGGRFDREIEVGVPDTNGREEILQVHTRNMPLADDVDIDELAESTHGFVGADLASLAKESAMIALRRFRPELDLEADEIDAETLARLDVTAKDFREALRGIEPSALREVFVEVPDVSWEDVGGLEGTKERLRETIQWPLDYPEVFRQMDVQSAKGVLLYGPPGTGKTLLAKAVANEAESNFISVKGPELLDKYVGESEKGVREIFSKARENAPTVVFFDEIDAIATERGRNSGDSGVSERVVSQLLTELDGLEELEDVVIVATTNRPDLIDSALIRPGRLDRHVHVPVPDEEARRAILRVHTQHKPLSDDVDLDEIASRTEGYVGADLEALAREASMNATREFINTVAPEDADESVGNVRVTMKHFEAALGEVAPSVTDETREQYAEIEKRFRRSDVERDQTGEDGVARTFQ; translated from the coding sequence ATGAAGCTCACCATCAAGCCGCTGAAGCAGAAAGACGCGGGGCGTCGCCTCGCGGCGGTCGACCGCGTTGCCGCCGACGAGATGGATCTCACCGGTGGGGACTTCATCCGTATCGACGGGAAGCAGGGCACCGCAATCGCGCGGGTCTGGCCGGGCTACCCCGAAGACGACGGCACGGGCATCGTGCGCATCGATGGCCGGCTCCGCCAAGAGGCCAGCGTGGGCATCGACGACAGGGTCACGGTCGAACCCGCCGACGTGAACCCCGCCGAGCGGGTCGCGGTCGCGCTCCCCCAGCAGATGAACATCCGCGGCGACATCGGCGGCCTGCTCCGCAAGGAGCTCTCGGGCCAGCCCGTCACCGCCGGCCAGGACGTCCAGCTACCGCTGGGCTTTGGCTTCATGGGTGGCCAGGGCCAGGCAGTGCCCCTGAAAATCGCCGAGACCGCACCGAGCGGAACGGTGGTCATCACCGACAGCACCGAGGTCGAAATCAGCCAACAGCCCGCTGAACAGCTCCAGGACATGGGGCAGCCGGGCAGCCAGGGCGGTGCGAGCGAGATGCCTGACGTCGCCTACGAGGACATCGGTGGCCTCGACAGTGAACTCGAGCAGGTCCGGGAGATGATCGAGCTGCCGATGCGCCACCCCGAGCTGTTCGGCCGGCTGGGCATCGAACCGCCCAAGGGCGTGCTGCTGCACGGCCCGCCCGGCACTGGGAAGACGCTCATCGCGAAGGCCGTCGCCAACGAAATCGACGCCTCGTTCTACACCGTCTCGGGCCCCGAGATCATGAGCAAATACTACGGGGAGTCCGAAGAGCAGCTCCGTGACATCTTCGAGGAGGCCCAGGAGAACAGCCCCGCAATCATCTTCATGGACGAGCTCGACTCCATCGCGCCCAAGCGCGACGACGCTGGCGGCGACGTGGAACGCCGCGTCGTGGCCCAGTTGCTCAGCCTGATGGACGGGCTGGAAGAGCGCGGTGAAATCGTCGTCATCGGCGCCACCAACCGGGTGGACGCCATCGACCCCGCGCTGCGTCGTGGTGGCCGCTTCGACCGTGAAATCGAGGTCGGCGTGCCGGACACCAACGGCCGCGAGGAGATTCTGCAGGTCCACACGCGCAACATGCCGCTTGCCGACGACGTGGACATCGACGAGCTGGCCGAATCCACCCATGGGTTCGTTGGCGCCGACCTGGCGTCGCTGGCCAAGGAGTCTGCGATGATCGCACTCCGACGGTTCCGTCCGGAGCTCGACCTCGAGGCCGACGAAATCGACGCCGAAACGCTCGCACGGCTGGACGTCACCGCGAAGGACTTCCGCGAGGCGCTGCGAGGTATCGAGCCCAGCGCGCTGCGTGAGGTGTTCGTCGAAGTTCCCGATGTGAGCTGGGAGGATGTCGGTGGACTCGAGGGGACCAAAGAACGCCTGCGCGAGACCATCCAGTGGCCGCTGGACTACCCCGAGGTGTTCCGCCAGATGGACGTACAAAGCGCCAAGGGCGTGCTGCTCTACGGCCCGCCCGGCACCGGGAAGACGCTGCTGGCGAAGGCCGTCGCCAACGAGGCCGAGAGCAACTTCATCTCGGTGAAGGGGCCGGAACTGCTGGATAAGTACGTGGGCGAGTCCGAGAAGGGCGTCCGCGAGATCTTCAGCAAGGCCCGCGAGAACGCCCCGACGGTGGTGTTCTTCGACGAGATCGACGCCATCGCAACCGAACGTGGCCGCAACAGCGGTGACTCGGGTGTCAGCGAGCGGGTCGTCTCCCAGCTCCTAACCGAACTGGACGGGCTGGAGGAACTCGAGGACGTGGTGATCGTCGCGACGACGAACCGACCGGACCTCATCGATAGCGCGCTCATCCGCCCGGGCCGCCTGGACCGCCACGTCCACGTGCCCGTGCCCGACGAGGAGGCGCGCCGCGCCATCCTCCGGGTCCACACCCAGCACAAGCCGCTGTCCGACGACGTGGACCTTGACGAAATCGCCAGCCGGACGGAGGGGTACGTCGGCGCCGACCTGGAGGCGCTGGCTCGCGAAGCCTCGATGAACGCGACTCGGGAGTTCATCAACACGGTGGCGCCGGAGGACGCCGACGAGAGTGTCGGCAACGTCCGCGTCACGATGAAGCACTTCGAGGCCGCACTCGGCGAGGTTGCTCCCTCGGTCACCGACGAGACCCGTGAGCAGTACGCCGAAATCGAGAAACGCTTCAGGCGCAGCGACGTGGAGCGCGACCAGACGGGCGAAGACGGCGTGGCCCGAACGTTCCAGTAG
- a CDS encoding hypothetical protein (KEGG: hbo:Hbor_02180 hypothetical protein), which yields MELLDPVDQETALAGRADWFTEDTWRRLAEHPLESVDTEYPHHSGAVDGPDDTVHPKADHPVFYGCYDWHSAVHSHWSLIRQLRLADDHPEEAAIVESIDDRLTPENVAGERTYFEENPGFEQPYGWAWLLRLAAELQLWDDPRADRWSDALAPLETCIVDLVGSELLTQERPFRVGTHGNSAFALSGVLDYACVVGNEALADAATATAWRFYEQDEDAPVAYEPLGWDFLSPTLAEATLMRRVLTPAEFTDWTDGFLPTAGELRMSGFLDPVDVADDEDGVALHLVGLNVAKSWAFAGLDEALDDERAPLFREAAAVHLQPGVGMAFTDEYAGSHWLSSFVLYLLTRTDAGIAPSPV from the coding sequence ATGGAGCTTCTCGACCCCGTCGACCAGGAGACGGCCCTCGCCGGCCGCGCAGATTGGTTCACAGAAGACACTTGGCGACGGCTCGCCGAGCACCCCCTCGAGAGCGTCGACACGGAGTACCCACACCACAGCGGCGCCGTCGACGGCCCAGACGACACCGTCCACCCGAAGGCAGACCACCCAGTTTTCTACGGCTGCTACGACTGGCACTCGGCCGTCCACAGCCACTGGTCGCTGATCCGCCAACTGCGGCTGGCCGACGACCATCCCGAGGAGGCGGCCATCGTCGAGAGCATCGACGACCGCCTCACTCCCGAAAACGTGGCGGGGGAACGCACTTACTTCGAGGAGAACCCCGGGTTCGAGCAGCCCTACGGGTGGGCCTGGCTGCTGCGGCTGGCTGCCGAACTCCAGCTCTGGGACGACCCGCGGGCCGACCGCTGGAGCGACGCACTCGCGCCGCTTGAGACGTGTATCGTCGACCTCGTCGGGAGTGAGCTCCTCACACAGGAGCGCCCGTTCAGGGTGGGCACGCACGGCAACTCCGCGTTCGCGCTCTCGGGTGTGCTGGACTACGCCTGCGTGGTCGGCAACGAGGCGCTTGCGGATGCCGCGACGGCGACTGCTTGGCGATTCTACGAGCAGGACGAAGACGCGCCGGTGGCCTATGAGCCACTGGGATGGGACTTCCTCTCTCCGACGCTTGCGGAGGCGACCCTCATGCGCCGCGTTCTGACTCCTGCAGAATTCACCGACTGGACCGACGGCTTCCTGCCGACCGCTGGCGAACTCCGGATGAGCGGGTTTCTCGATCCCGTTGACGTGGCCGACGACGAGGACGGGGTCGCGCTCCACCTCGTCGGCCTGAACGTCGCGAAGTCGTGGGCATTCGCCGGACTCGACGAGGCGCTGGACGACGAACGCGCGCCGCTGTTCCGCGAGGCAGCAGCGGTCCACCTCCAGCCCGGTGTCGGGATGGCGTTCACCGACGAGTACGCGGGCAGCCACTGGCTCTCCTCGTTCGTGCTGTATCTTCTGACCCGAACCGATGCAGGTATCGCACCCTCGCCAGTGTAA
- a CDS encoding hypothetical protein (KEGG: hla:Hlac_2378 hypothetical protein): MTTHQRSISEKQFGRVYEYDDAYVVALDLRGVEGVVTVDTVGETAIVVVENNEEVAESEFDLPGEATSTSVNNGVLTIEVAK, encoded by the coding sequence ATGACGACTCACCAGCGCAGTATCAGTGAGAAGCAGTTCGGCCGCGTCTACGAGTACGACGATGCCTACGTCGTTGCGCTCGACCTGCGCGGCGTTGAGGGTGTAGTCACCGTCGACACCGTCGGCGAGACGGCCATCGTGGTCGTCGAGAACAACGAGGAGGTCGCCGAATCCGAGTTCGACCTCCCCGGCGAAGCCACGTCCACGAGTGTGAACAACGGGGTGCTGACCATCGAGGTGGCAAAATGA
- a CDS encoding HAD-superfamily hydrolase, subfamily IA, variant 3 (KEGG: hbo:Hbor_11780 phosphatase~TIGRFAM: HAD-superfamily hydrolase, subfamily IA, variant 3; HAD-superfamily hydrolase, subfamily IA, variant 1~PFAM: Haloacid dehalogenase-like hydrolase) → MNAASPVVYDLDGTLVRLPVDWGAAAADAADALQEAGLATEGHDLWGLLELARESGELDTFESAVGRHEQAAAPKSNRLATATELKAREGPVGVCSLNCEAACRAALEHHGLTEHVDAVVGRDTVATHKPDPEPLLAVLEAMGCGPQDAEFVGDSERDELTAKRAGVAFRWVT, encoded by the coding sequence ATGAACGCCGCCTCCCCCGTCGTCTATGACCTCGACGGGACACTCGTCCGCCTCCCCGTCGACTGGGGCGCTGCCGCCGCTGACGCCGCTGACGCGCTCCAGGAAGCCGGACTGGCGACCGAGGGCCACGACCTGTGGGGACTGCTGGAACTCGCGCGCGAGTCGGGCGAACTCGACACGTTCGAGTCGGCCGTCGGGCGCCACGAGCAGGCCGCGGCCCCGAAGTCGAACCGCCTCGCCACGGCGACGGAGCTCAAAGCGCGGGAGGGCCCAGTCGGCGTCTGCTCACTCAACTGCGAGGCGGCCTGTCGGGCCGCGTTGGAGCATCACGGACTGACCGAGCACGTCGACGCCGTCGTCGGCCGGGACACCGTGGCAACCCACAAACCGGACCCGGAACCGCTGCTTGCGGTGCTCGAAGCGATGGGCTGTGGGCCCCAAGACGCGGAGTTCGTCGGGGACTCAGAGCGCGACGAACTGACCGCAAAACGGGCAGGCGTGGCGTTCCGGTGGGTGACGTAG
- a CDS encoding ABC transporter related protein (KEGG: hma:pNG7050 ABC transporter ATP-binding protein~PFAM: ABC transporter-like~SMART: ATPase, AAA+ type, core) encodes MSSIRTEELRKRYGDVTALDGLSLTVELGELYGLLGPNGAGKTTTMELLTGQTVPDAGEAAVLGVDPAADPVGVRELVGILPEKESPPSFLTPREYLQFVGSIRGLPDTTVDERTKEWADRLGFGAKLDTLSTDLSRGQQQKVMFAGAFLHEPDLVFIDEPLANLDPIVQERVKRFLVEYREAGNTVVISTHNVEVAAELCSTVGIVSAGQLVAEVVPSELGSDETLLDAFMRHVETAGGEYDG; translated from the coding sequence ATGAGTTCGATTCGCACAGAGGAGCTCCGGAAGCGCTACGGTGACGTGACCGCCCTCGATGGGCTCTCGCTGACCGTCGAGTTGGGTGAGCTCTACGGCCTCCTGGGCCCGAACGGCGCCGGCAAGACGACGACGATGGAGCTACTCACGGGCCAGACCGTTCCCGATGCCGGCGAGGCCGCAGTGCTGGGTGTCGACCCCGCCGCTGACCCCGTGGGCGTGCGCGAACTCGTCGGTATCCTGCCGGAGAAGGAGTCACCGCCGAGTTTCCTCACGCCGCGAGAGTATCTCCAGTTCGTCGGCTCGATTCGGGGACTCCCAGACACCACGGTGGACGAGCGGACCAAGGAGTGGGCCGACCGACTGGGCTTTGGAGCCAAACTGGATACACTCTCGACGGACCTCTCGCGGGGACAACAGCAGAAAGTGATGTTCGCCGGGGCGTTCCTCCACGAGCCCGACCTCGTGTTCATCGACGAGCCGCTGGCGAATCTGGACCCGATCGTCCAGGAGCGAGTGAAACGCTTCCTCGTGGAGTACCGCGAGGCTGGCAACACCGTCGTCATCTCCACCCACAACGTGGAGGTGGCTGCGGAACTCTGCTCGACAGTGGGCATCGTGAGTGCCGGCCAGTTGGTCGCCGAGGTAGTGCCGAGCGAACTGGGTTCGGACGAGACGCTGCTCGACGCGTTCATGCGGCACGTCGAGACGGCGGGTGGGGAGTACGATGGTTGA
- a CDS encoding short-chain dehydrogenase/reductase SDR (PFAM: Short-chain dehydrogenase/reductase SDR~KEGG: hsl:OE1719R oxidoreductase), giving the protein MTNWSLTDIPDQSGRTVAVTGANSGLGYAATEAFVHRGADVVMACRSVDRAREAAEEISVPEADGSLTVMELDLGDLGSVRSFAAAYEREFDDLHILCNNAGVMATPYRTTEDGFELQFGVNHLGHFALTGLLLDSLQETPGETRVVTHSSAMHERGQMDFDDLQHEQSYDKWEAYAQSKLANALFGFELDRRLRAAGESVTSVVCHPGYADTNLQRRGPEMAGSRLRLLAMQAANAVVGQSARQGALPLLYAATAEAIDGGEYVGPGGLFNMRGAPEVREPAAQAQDADAAQRLWAVSEELTNVAYRLAEPSATE; this is encoded by the coding sequence GTGACCAACTGGAGCCTCACGGACATACCCGATCAGTCAGGCCGCACCGTCGCCGTCACGGGCGCTAACAGCGGCCTCGGCTACGCAGCCACAGAGGCGTTCGTCCACCGCGGCGCCGACGTGGTGATGGCCTGCCGGAGCGTCGACCGTGCCCGCGAGGCTGCCGAAGAAATCAGCGTTCCCGAGGCCGACGGCTCGCTCACCGTAATGGAGTTGGACCTGGGCGACCTGGGGTCGGTTCGCAGCTTCGCCGCGGCGTACGAACGGGAGTTCGACGACCTTCACATTCTCTGTAACAACGCTGGCGTGATGGCGACCCCATATCGAACGACGGAGGACGGCTTCGAACTCCAGTTCGGCGTGAACCACCTCGGCCACTTCGCGCTCACGGGGCTCCTCCTCGACTCCCTGCAGGAGACGCCCGGCGAGACCCGTGTCGTCACCCACAGCAGCGCGATGCACGAACGCGGCCAGATGGATTTTGACGACCTTCAACACGAGCAGAGCTACGACAAGTGGGAGGCCTACGCCCAGAGCAAGCTGGCGAATGCGCTGTTCGGCTTCGAACTCGACCGCCGGCTCAGGGCTGCGGGCGAAAGCGTCACCAGCGTGGTCTGTCACCCCGGCTACGCCGACACGAACCTCCAGCGCCGCGGCCCGGAGATGGCTGGCTCGCGACTCCGCTTGCTGGCGATGCAAGCCGCCAACGCTGTGGTCGGTCAGTCGGCGAGACAGGGAGCCCTCCCGTTGCTCTACGCAGCGACCGCAGAGGCTATCGATGGCGGCGAGTACGTCGGCCCTGGTGGCCTGTTCAACATGCGCGGCGCGCCCGAGGTGCGGGAGCCCGCAGCACAGGCACAGGATGCGGATGCTGCCCAACGGCTCTGGGCAGTGTCCGAAGAACTGACGAATGTGGCGTACCGCCTGGCAGAGCCGTCGGCTACCGAGTAG